A genomic segment from Marinitoga sp. 1197 encodes:
- a CDS encoding V-type ATP synthase subunit I, with translation MHEKLKPFTIISNKYELEEISKKILDSEKVEILPLEKIIEIDLLKELKTHKENAYKNIYNNFINIFEYAEKIPEPKTKKINFPFVIDKDEILEFSRNLNNKMKEISDKMNFLKEKKERLKTEIELFEKLKSIEIDIEKLLMMKRLNFKVGKINNLYYERFINSLETENVLTINLAEEDNFMWLMLIYESNMEIGKTLSIANFIEYIIPDYTGTPKEILWILYDEYRSLKYEIEMLKISLKKIFFENRRFIYKYFDYIFVLKNIYDLTNQMKFTENFFIISGWTTGDIYNELLNYTNSNDYILFIDYAFSEKSPTLLKNKGIFKHFEFIVKMFGIPSSDEIDPTPIITILFLLFYGMMFGDVGQGAVLSLFGFWIYKKNKSDLFYVIGASGIFSIIFGFLYGSFFGFENVIKPLWKRPMDNINYFLILSIYFGISILTLAMFLNIVNKIKNKNIKELVFDPNGYAGIALYWILLGSVFYMIKNGTFPKISYIFIIGLIIIIYLRSIIFEKGTLGEKIVQGFFDLFEILLGYLSNTLSFIRLGAFAMNHAGLFLAFYMMSKMTGNTIFSYIILLLGNILIIVLEGLVVFIQTLRLEYYEFFTRFFKGNGKEFNPIKYKF, from the coding sequence GTGCATGAAAAATTAAAACCTTTTACTATTATTTCAAATAAATATGAATTAGAAGAGATTTCAAAGAAGATTCTGGATTCAGAAAAAGTTGAAATATTACCTTTAGAAAAGATTATTGAAATAGATCTATTAAAAGAATTGAAGACACATAAAGAGAATGCATATAAAAATATATACAATAATTTTATAAATATTTTTGAATATGCTGAAAAGATTCCAGAACCAAAAACTAAAAAAATAAACTTTCCATTTGTTATTGATAAAGATGAAATTCTTGAATTTTCAAGAAATTTAAATAATAAAATGAAAGAGATTTCTGATAAAATGAATTTTTTAAAAGAAAAGAAAGAAAGATTAAAAACAGAAATAGAATTATTTGAAAAATTAAAATCTATAGAAATTGACATAGAAAAACTATTAATGATGAAAAGGTTAAACTTTAAAGTTGGAAAAATAAATAATCTATATTACGAAAGATTTATAAATAGTTTAGAAACCGAAAATGTATTAACTATTAATCTTGCAGAAGAAGATAATTTCATGTGGTTAATGCTTATATATGAGTCAAATATGGAAATAGGAAAAACTTTATCAATAGCAAATTTTATTGAATATATTATTCCTGATTATACTGGTACGCCAAAAGAAATATTATGGATATTATATGATGAATATCGTTCTTTAAAATATGAAATAGAAATGCTAAAAATATCCTTAAAAAAAATTTTTTTTGAAAACAGGAGATTCATATATAAGTATTTTGATTACATATTTGTTTTAAAAAACATTTATGACCTTACCAATCAGATGAAATTTACTGAAAATTTCTTTATAATTTCTGGATGGACAACCGGGGATATATATAATGAATTGCTAAATTATACAAATTCAAACGATTATATTTTATTTATTGATTACGCTTTTTCGGAAAAATCACCGACATTATTGAAAAATAAAGGGATTTTTAAGCATTTTGAGTTTATCGTAAAAATGTTTGGAATTCCTTCAAGCGATGAGATTGATCCGACACCTATAATTACTATACTATTCTTGTTATTTTATGGAATGATGTTTGGTGATGTTGGGCAGGGAGCTGTTTTATCCCTGTTTGGTTTTTGGATTTATAAAAAAAATAAATCCGATTTATTTTATGTTATAGGAGCATCAGGCATTTTTTCAATTATTTTTGGTTTTTTATATGGAAGTTTTTTTGGATTTGAGAATGTTATAAAACCGTTATGGAAAAGACCAATGGATAATATAAATTATTTTTTAATACTTTCTATATATTTTGGAATATCAATTCTTACATTAGCAATGTTTTTGAATATTGTAAATAAAATAAAAAATAAAAATATAAAAGAACTCGTTTTTGATCCAAATGGATATGCTGGAATTGCTCTTTATTGGATTTTATTAGGTTCTGTCTTTTATATGATTAAAAATGGTACTTTCCCAAAAATCAGTTATATATTTATTATTGGTTTAATTATAATCATATATTTAAGAAGTATTATTTTTGAAAAAGGTACTTTAGGAGAAAAGATTGTACAGGGTTTTTTTGATTTATTCGAAATATTATTGGGATATCTAAGCAATACTTTATCTTTTATCAGATTGGGAGCTTTTGCTATGAATCATGCAGGACTATTTCTTGCGTTTTATATGATGTCTAAAATGACAGGAAATACCATTTTTTCATATATTATCCTATTGTTAGGAAATATTTTAATTATAGTTTTAGAAGGTTTGGTCGTGTTTATTCAAACATTAAGGTTAGAATATTATGAATTTTTCACCAGATTTTTTAAAGGAAATGGTAAAGAATTTAATCCTATAAAATACAAATTTTAG
- a CDS encoding amidohydrolase family protein, translating to MYYLTKNGNFIFKNTKHNVKKYITPLITDTHMHILGFGEKLLNPDLEKLNTEQIQKIIIDKLNKGEDKVILRGWSNLKMDLDLISKNIPIILIRRCGHIAIVNSIILEKLSKEIDNKYIDFKNKIIKEKALEKFYEIYGYFSDIKGAYKKATKYLQSKGYGYVHSDDLHGIKKENLPFNNEMKILEKVAINNFDELRNYYNLKYFEKFKSVKLYMDGSFGGRTAFLREKYNDSKENGSILWHKEELKKVIEFCENHNLHLCMHAIGDKAVDIILESFNDLKPNNFHRIIHASILHDEQIKMIKKHKLILDMQPQFSDSDKEILESRLGKRKKLTYRFKDLYNEKIPMFFSSDAPVEMPDWIRDARILNNLGLPLNYIIYNLTYFPEFIDGFDREKQFLIFKENPFEKLTIPYIGGKNDI from the coding sequence GTGTATTATTTAACAAAAAACGGAAATTTTATTTTTAAAAATACAAAACATAATGTGAAAAAATATATAACCCCGTTAATAACAGATACTCATATGCATATATTGGGTTTTGGTGAAAAATTATTAAATCCAGATCTTGAAAAATTAAATACTGAGCAAATACAAAAAATTATTATAGACAAGTTAAACAAAGGGGAAGATAAAGTTATATTAAGAGGATGGAGTAATTTAAAAATGGATTTAGATCTAATTTCTAAAAACATTCCTATAATTTTGATTAGAAGATGTGGGCATATTGCTATTGTTAATTCTATTATTTTAGAAAAATTATCAAAAGAAATTGATAATAAATATATAGATTTCAAAAATAAGATTATAAAAGAAAAAGCTCTTGAAAAATTTTATGAAATATATGGATACTTTTCAGATATTAAAGGAGCTTATAAAAAAGCCACAAAATATTTGCAATCAAAAGGTTACGGATATGTTCATTCTGATGATTTGCACGGTATAAAAAAAGAAAATTTACCTTTTAATAATGAAATGAAAATTTTAGAAAAAGTTGCAATTAATAATTTTGATGAATTGCGAAATTATTATAATTTAAAATATTTTGAGAAATTTAAAAGCGTGAAATTATATATGGATGGCTCCTTTGGAGGAAGAACAGCATTTTTAAGAGAAAAATATAATGATAGTAAAGAAAATGGTTCTATATTATGGCATAAAGAGGAATTAAAAAAAGTTATTGAATTTTGTGAAAATCATAATCTTCATTTGTGTATGCATGCAATAGGAGATAAAGCTGTTGATATAATTTTAGAATCTTTTAATGATTTAAAACCAAACAATTTTCATAGAATAATTCATGCTTCTATCTTACATGACGAACAAATAAAAATGATTAAAAAGCACAAATTAATATTGGATATGCAACCACAATTTTCCGACTCAGATAAAGAAATATTGGAAAGCAGATTAGGAAAGAGAAAAAAATTAACATATAGATTTAAAGATTTATATAATGAAAAAATACCTATGTTCTTTTCATCTGATGCACCAGTTGAGATGCCAGATTGGATTAGAGATGCTCGAATTTTAAATAATCTAGGACTTCCATTAAATTATATTATTTATAATTTAACATATTTCCCTGAATTTATTGATGGATTTGATAGAGAAAAACAATTTTTAATATTTAAAGAAAATCCTTTTGAAAAATTGACAATTCCTTATATTGGAGGAAAAAATGATATATAG
- a CDS encoding V-type ATP synthase subunit F yields MKFFLISDNIDTSIGLRLSGVSGVVVHERNEILNTFNSVLKNKEIGVILITELAAEKIEEELKEHKLSGKLPLIFVIPDRHGWRGDKDFITKYVEEAIGVRINE; encoded by the coding sequence ATGAAATTCTTTCTTATTAGCGACAACATTGATACTTCTATAGGATTAAGACTAAGTGGGGTTTCTGGAGTTGTTGTTCATGAAAGAAATGAAATTTTGAATACATTTAACAGTGTTCTTAAAAATAAAGAAATAGGCGTTATATTAATAACAGAATTAGCAGCTGAAAAGATAGAAGAAGAACTGAAAGAACATAAACTTTCTGGAAAACTTCCTCTAATCTTTGTAATCCCAGATAGGCATGGATGGCGTGGAGATAAAGATTTTATTACAAAATATGTAGAGGAAGCCATTGGGGTGAGAATTAATGAATGA
- a CDS encoding metallophosphoesterase family protein — protein sequence MKLAFISDIHANLEALNAVLKDIKKREIEKIYCLGDLVGYGPNPNEVIDIIKKEKIESVMGNYDNAIGYEKESCGCAYNPGRETEVGDESINWTIKNTTKKNKEYLKSLSSKIELKIEGINLLLVHGSPLNHLFEYIKPDIDILRLKEIFNKTNADIIITGHTHLIMSKHIKGKAILNPGSIGRTKDGSPLATYLILEINNGIYNYEFIKVKYDVKKTVEKIIEVGLPVELATVLALGGTFNMGKSKNNNMIFKVNK from the coding sequence ATGAAATTAGCTTTTATTTCAGATATTCATGCCAATTTAGAAGCTTTAAACGCCGTTTTAAAAGATATAAAGAAAAGAGAAATAGAAAAAATATATTGTTTAGGAGATTTAGTAGGATATGGCCCAAATCCAAATGAAGTTATTGATATTATAAAAAAAGAAAAGATAGAAAGTGTTATGGGCAATTACGACAATGCAATTGGATATGAAAAAGAAAGTTGTGGTTGTGCTTATAATCCCGGTAGAGAAACGGAGGTTGGAGATGAATCCATCAACTGGACAATAAAAAATACAACAAAAAAAAATAAGGAATATTTGAAATCATTATCTTCTAAAATCGAATTAAAAATTGAAGGAATTAATTTATTATTAGTTCATGGCAGTCCGTTAAATCATTTATTTGAATATATAAAACCTGATATAGATATTTTAAGGTTAAAAGAAATTTTTAATAAAACAAATGCTGATATTATTATTACTGGACATACACATTTGATCATGTCAAAACATATAAAAGGTAAAGCTATATTGAATCCCGGAAGTATTGGTAGAACAAAGGATGGTTCTCCTTTGGCAACATATTTAATATTAGAAATAAATAATGGCATATATAATTACGAATTCATAAAGGTAAAATATGATGTAAAGAAAACTGTGGAAAAAATCATTGAAGTTGGTCTTCCGGTAGAATTAGCAACTGTCCTAGCGTTAGGAGGAACATTTAATATGGGAAAATCAAAAAATAATAATATGATATTTAAAGTAAATAAATAA
- a CDS encoding V-type ATP synthase subunit E family protein, whose protein sequence is MNDTELKLKNMLELLEKDYEVEYKSLKKQYDDEFEKLKKSFEEDIEKYSQRKLKEANDKAKHILKLAKSKAELRIKEEKLKLKNNLLKKVLDEIENKMLNLQNERKKYFYQKLYFDAVKLVNDDYIILCNPDDVEIIKTFVSDCKIESDNEIKGGIILKSKNVSIKNTIESYLQENKNMIFRLVLEEVGDI, encoded by the coding sequence ATGAATGATACAGAATTAAAATTAAAAAATATGCTTGAATTATTGGAAAAAGATTATGAAGTTGAATATAAATCTTTAAAAAAACAATATGATGATGAATTTGAAAAACTAAAAAAGAGTTTTGAAGAAGATATTGAAAAATATAGTCAAAGAAAATTAAAAGAAGCTAATGATAAAGCAAAACATATATTAAAGCTTGCAAAATCCAAAGCGGAACTTCGTATAAAAGAGGAAAAATTAAAACTTAAAAATAATTTATTAAAAAAAGTATTAGATGAAATAGAAAATAAAATGTTAAATTTGCAAAATGAGCGAAAAAAATATTTTTATCAAAAACTATATTTTGACGCGGTAAAATTAGTAAATGATGATTATATAATATTGTGTAATCCTGATGATGTAGAAATTATAAAAACATTTGTATCAGATTGCAAAATTGAGTCTGATAATGAAATTAAAGGTGGAATCATTTTAAAAAGCAAAAATGTAAGTATTAAAAATACAATTGAATCATATCTTCAGGAAAATAAAAATATGATCTTTCGTCTTGTATTAGAAGAGGTAGGTGATATATAA
- a CDS encoding ArsR/SmtB family transcription factor — protein MNKFVEMIKIFSDETRLRILNILFQGEHCNCDLEEVLNISQSNISKHLKKIMLLDLVSSRKSSYWTYYKINKENFDKHPFMNELMKEIQYLEPFKSDLIKLKKYKSIPGRCQINLKEV, from the coding sequence ATGAATAAATTTGTTGAAATGATAAAAATTTTTTCTGATGAAACACGACTGAGAATATTAAACATATTATTCCAGGGTGAGCATTGTAATTGTGATTTAGAAGAAGTTTTAAATATTTCTCAATCCAATATTTCAAAACATTTAAAAAAAATAATGCTACTCGACTTAGTATCAAGTAGAAAAAGTTCATATTGGACATATTATAAAATTAATAAAGAGAATTTTGATAAACACCCATTTATGAATGAACTAATGAAAGAAATACAATATTTAGAACCTTTTAAATCTGATTTAATTAAACTAAAAAAATATAAAAGTATTCCAGGAAGATGTCAAATAAATTTAAAGGAGGTATAA
- the lpdA gene encoding dihydrolipoyl dehydrogenase translates to MYDVVVVGGGPGGYVAAIRLSQLGKKVALIEKEHLGGTCTNKGCIPTKALLTATHLYTDIITKSKKFGIKVENISYELSGILKHMNKSIVMSRKGIEYLMKKNNIDVFNGTGIIIDKNHIKVNDKILESKNLILAHGSIPAVFPPFDKIDGIWTSDDVFTMKEIPESIVIIGGGVIGVEFATFFSALGKKVFLIELADHILPFEDEDVAKEIKKALIKKGVKIYEKTRVKNVIKGDFYTVVAESENSEIEISSEKILLAVGRKPYIPQDVKELGVEIEKGVVTDDSMKTNIDNVYAIGDIRAKIMLAHVAMFEGIVAAHNIAGESMKMDYSAVPSIIFSTPEVASTGLKEKDLDPEKIIIGKFPVSANGRARTMEEREGFAKIIADRKTKKVLGFTIISPSATDMIMEGVLAVKYGLTIDEISNSIHPHPTLTETILGAFEDTENLAIHI, encoded by the coding sequence ATGTATGATGTTGTTGTAGTTGGTGGAGGACCTGGCGGATATGTTGCAGCTATTAGATTATCTCAACTTGGCAAAAAAGTTGCTTTAATTGAAAAGGAACATCTTGGAGGAACATGTACAAACAAAGGTTGTATTCCAACCAAAGCCTTACTTACAGCCACTCATTTGTATACAGATATTATTACTAAATCTAAAAAATTTGGTATAAAGGTTGAAAATATTTCATATGAATTGTCTGGAATTCTAAAACATATGAATAAATCGATAGTTATGTCACGAAAAGGAATAGAATATTTGATGAAAAAAAATAATATTGATGTATTTAATGGAACTGGAATAATTATAGATAAAAATCATATAAAAGTAAATGATAAAATTTTAGAAAGCAAAAATTTAATTTTAGCTCATGGTTCAATTCCGGCAGTATTTCCTCCTTTTGATAAAATCGATGGAATATGGACAAGTGATGATGTATTTACTATGAAGGAAATACCTGAAAGTATAGTGATAATTGGCGGGGGAGTTATAGGTGTGGAATTTGCCACATTTTTTTCAGCACTGGGTAAAAAAGTTTTTTTAATTGAATTAGCCGACCATATTTTACCTTTTGAAGATGAAGACGTTGCTAAAGAAATAAAAAAAGCTTTAATTAAAAAAGGTGTAAAAATTTATGAAAAAACTAGAGTGAAAAATGTTATAAAGGGTGATTTTTATACTGTTGTTGCAGAGTCTGAGAATAGTGAAATCGAAATATCTTCTGAAAAAATATTATTGGCAGTAGGAAGAAAACCATATATTCCACAAGATGTTAAGGAGTTAGGTGTAGAGATAGAAAAAGGTGTTGTTACGGATGATTCAATGAAAACTAATATAGATAATGTTTATGCAATTGGAGATATAAGAGCAAAAATAATGCTTGCTCATGTGGCAATGTTTGAAGGTATTGTTGCAGCACATAATATTGCTGGTGAAAGTATGAAAATGGATTATTCCGCAGTTCCGTCTATTATATTTTCTACACCAGAAGTTGCTTCAACAGGTTTAAAGGAAAAGGATCTGGATCCTGAAAAAATTATTATTGGTAAATTTCCTGTTTCAGCCAATGGTAGAGCAAGAACAATGGAAGAAAGAGAAGGATTTGCTAAGATTATAGCAGATAGAAAAACAAAAAAGGTTTTAGGTTTTACAATAATTTCACCATCAGCAACAGATATGATAATGGAAGGAGTTTTAGCTGTTAAATACGGGCTTACTATTGATGAGATCTCAAATTCAATTCATCCTCATCCTACATTAACAGAAACAATATTAGGTGCATTTGAAGATACGGAAAATTTAGCAATACATATATAA
- a CDS encoding ATP synthase subunit C — MAYVVSLFVLVFLTVVSGFYFSKNPEKSRMFAKKVFAGNIVLFVMIMLFAFITLTPTSAFAETHTTTPAVDTTNNTGLGLIGAALATGLAAVGAGVGVGMVGAASVGAISEKPELLGKTLIYVGLAEGIAIYGLIVTIMILGRI; from the coding sequence ATGGCATATGTTGTTTCTCTTTTTGTTTTAGTATTTTTAACGGTTGTATCTGGATTCTATTTTTCAAAGAATCCTGAGAAATCAAGAATGTTTGCAAAAAAAGTTTTTGCTGGAAATATAGTTTTGTTTGTGATGATTATGCTTTTTGCTTTTATAACTTTAACTCCTACATCAGCATTTGCTGAAACACATACAACAACACCTGCTGTTGATACTACTAACAATACAGGACTTGGTTTAATAGGTGCAGCATTAGCAACAGGGTTGGCCGCAGTTGGAGCAGGTGTCGGTGTTGGGATGGTTGGTGCAGCATCTGTTGGAGCTATTAGCGAAAAGCCAGAGTTGTTAGGAAAAACTCTTATTTATGTAGGTTTGGCTGAAGGTATAGCTATTTATGGACTTATTGTAACCATAATGATTCTTGGGAGGATATAA
- a CDS encoding SLC13 family permease: MTIHSILVLFIVTLAYLYIIFGRKNKPAIVFSLALIISALRLVNGLDTENFSHVVDIDTLGLLTGMMMIVAFLSKSGFFEYFSIKIIKLGGKRFFLTVTLLMIIVALTSAFLDNVVTILVMAPMIFLISDMLEINPIPLITLTILMDNIGGAATLIGSPLNLVIGSISGYSFNDFIIKMGPVSILAFIGVLIYFKKHLTIDEKALKNIEKLKLMDENKAITDKKMMIFSLLDFIIVIILFILHTSLNLELAVIALLGGSILVFKFSGGYEDIAKDIDWDMLFFFAGLYMTSYALEEIGFTEKIANLFIPLEGNMLLLLGIFYLISIITIPILNNVPSALILAPVIKILVSQGINPILWWTFAIGANFATSLTPLGAVQNIVAVNYLEKNLGRRFGFIEYMKWKIVPVLISLIIGLLYIGYLLYI; this comes from the coding sequence ATGACTATCCATTCTATTCTTGTTTTATTTATTGTAACTTTGGCTTATCTTTACATTATTTTTGGTCGGAAAAATAAACCTGCTATAGTGTTTAGCTTGGCTTTAATAATCTCGGCATTGAGGTTGGTAAATGGTTTAGACACAGAAAATTTCAGCCATGTTGTTGATATTGACACTTTAGGATTATTAACTGGAATGATGATGATAGTTGCTTTTTTGAGTAAATCTGGATTTTTTGAATATTTTTCAATAAAAATAATAAAACTAGGTGGAAAGCGTTTTTTTCTAACTGTTACGTTATTGATGATAATAGTTGCTCTCACATCCGCTTTTTTAGACAATGTTGTAACTATATTGGTTATGGCACCTATGATTTTTTTAATTTCTGATATGCTTGAGATAAATCCAATACCTTTAATAACTTTAACTATATTAATGGATAATATTGGTGGAGCTGCAACTTTAATCGGAAGTCCTTTAAATCTTGTAATAGGTTCTATTAGCGGATATTCTTTTAATGATTTTATAATAAAAATGGGGCCTGTTTCTATTTTAGCATTTATTGGGGTATTGATATATTTCAAAAAACATTTAACTATTGATGAAAAAGCATTGAAAAATATAGAAAAGTTAAAATTAATGGATGAAAATAAGGCTATTACAGATAAAAAGATGATGATATTTTCTTTGCTGGATTTTATAATTGTTATTATTCTATTTATCCTTCATACATCGTTGAATCTTGAATTAGCTGTTATTGCGCTTTTGGGTGGCTCCATACTTGTTTTTAAATTTTCTGGAGGTTATGAGGATATTGCTAAAGATATAGATTGGGATATGTTATTTTTCTTTGCTGGATTATATATGACATCATATGCGCTCGAAGAAATAGGTTTTACTGAAAAAATTGCAAACTTATTTATACCTCTAGAAGGAAATATGTTATTATTGTTGGGTATTTTTTATTTAATATCAATAATAACCATTCCTATATTGAACAATGTTCCATCTGCTTTAATTTTAGCTCCGGTTATTAAAATACTTGTTTCGCAGGGTATAAATCCTATATTGTGGTGGACTTTTGCAATTGGGGCCAATTTTGCAACGAGTTTAACTCCGCTTGGTGCAGTACAAAATATTGTGGCCGTAAATTATCTTGAAAAAAATCTTGGAAGAAGATTTGGTTTTATCGAATATATGAAATGGAAAATAGTGCCCGTATTAATTTCTTTAATTATTGGATTATTATATATTGGGTATTTATTATATATATAA
- a CDS encoding V-type ATPase subunit → MKFPALMAKVKVLNSKILNRDDFQNLVNSSSVLEITEYLKNNTHYSKIFENTDISKLHRRDVEILIRKSILKDFYNIYFYLPVEGQRFFRVMEKRFEIENIKFVLRSLHSGHPEYISKEKFFPLNHKTIDEDMLSSIKNFDDVLNIFKNTFYQPIIDSAYQNYSKSKKIQHLLNAFDFWYFTKMKTTLSLIPEFGKNLKKIFYIQMDLANIQWIYRAKILFKLSTEEVLNFLMPISFNLSRTELQNIATSENIDDFINKISTCSYGKYFQNIDKNIFPYVIERICEKIILLYARKLLSHTQNGFDVMSGYLYIREYEYKDLITLIEGKRYNFSNEKIKTFLLLAGD, encoded by the coding sequence TTGAAATTTCCAGCATTAATGGCAAAAGTAAAAGTTTTAAATTCAAAAATATTAAATAGAGATGATTTTCAAAATTTAGTAAATTCTTCGAGCGTTTTAGAAATAACAGAATATTTAAAAAATAATACTCATTATAGCAAAATTTTTGAAAATACAGATATTTCAAAGTTACATAGACGTGATGTTGAAATTCTTATAAGAAAATCTATTTTAAAGGATTTTTATAATATTTATTTTTATCTTCCTGTAGAAGGTCAAAGATTTTTTAGAGTTATGGAGAAACGATTTGAAATAGAAAATATTAAATTTGTACTAAGATCTCTTCATTCAGGCCATCCAGAATATATTTCAAAAGAAAAATTCTTTCCGCTAAACCATAAAACTATTGACGAAGATATGCTATCCTCGATAAAAAACTTTGATGATGTTCTTAATATTTTTAAAAATACTTTTTATCAGCCTATTATTGATTCTGCTTACCAGAATTATTCTAAATCTAAAAAAATTCAACATCTATTAAATGCTTTTGATTTCTGGTATTTTACCAAAATGAAAACAACGCTAAGTTTAATTCCGGAATTTGGAAAAAATCTAAAAAAAATATTTTATATACAGATGGATTTAGCAAATATTCAATGGATTTATAGAGCAAAAATTTTATTTAAGTTATCTACGGAGGAAGTTTTAAACTTTTTAATGCCTATTTCTTTTAATCTTTCAAGAACTGAACTACAAAATATTGCAACTTCAGAGAATATAGATGATTTTATCAATAAAATTTCAACATGTTCATATGGTAAATACTTTCAAAATATTGATAAAAATATTTTTCCATATGTTATTGAGAGAATATGTGAAAAAATTATATTGTTATATGCTAGAAAATTGTTAAGTCATACACAAAATGGATTTGATGTGATGAGCGGATATCTTTATATACGAGAATATGAGTATAAAGATTTAATAACTTTAATAGAAGGAAAACGTTATAATTTTTCAAATGAAAAGATAAAAACTTTTTTATTATTGGCGGGTGATTGA